From Trichomycterus rosablanca isolate fTriRos1 chromosome 18, fTriRos1.hap1, whole genome shotgun sequence, the proteins below share one genomic window:
- the pbdc1 gene encoding protein PBDC1, whose translation MDSGEVLASLGVDGAAAAAHALSLPAEAYGNDAQLEVMWAMKAYNHAEVYFNLISSVDPKFLKLTKSDDMIYTKFREDFPDFNIKILDPDLLKSPEAKEKWRPFCNHFESLVEDFNYGTLLRLDCEKDYTEENTIFATRIQFFAVEIARNREGYNNAVHNANVKAKQQKKEQC comes from the exons ATGGACTCGGGAGAAGTTCTGGCATCTCTG GGTGTGGACGGAGCTGCAGCAGCGGCACACGCACTCTCTCTTCCCGCTGAGGCCTACGGAAATGAC GCTCAGCTGGAGGTGATGTGGGCGATGAAGGCCTATAATCATGCAGAAGTTTACTTTAAT ctcatttcttctgtggaTCCGAAATTTCTCAAACTCACAAAATCAGACGACATGATCTACACAAAGTTCAGGGAAGACTTTCCAGACTTTAATATTAAGATTCTGGATCCAGACCTGCTGAAATCACCAGAAGCTAAAGAG AAATGGAGACCCTTTTGTAACCATTTTGAAAGCCTTGTTGAAGACTTTAACTACGGTACACTACTGCGCTTAGACTGTGAGAAGGATTACACTGAAGAGAACACGATATTCG CCACCAGAATCCAGTTCTTCGCCGTCGAGATCGCGAGGAACCGAGAGGGTTACAACAATGCCGTCCACAATGCTAACGTAAAGGCCAAACAGCAGAAGAAAGAACAGTGCTAA
- the dmtn gene encoding dematin isoform X1 has protein sequence MQKAGTAPSSRGPSAPGSPATSIVARMDNQVIGYKDLAAIPKDKAILEVERPDLMVYEPHFNMSDRISLSTSRERSMSPHSSSPPPSPEIIVSKEKEWSEHDSPSGSAMGSTVQLRKTSTSSKGPLQHFHRPDNGSNMYNKPPIYKHDASGASGSKHKDVILSSKFPAAQPPDPNLPSKIETEYWPCPPSLASMEIEWKRKAMEEGKAVEDDDFEDLTEDAKKLREQEINKIQSNLGKLILKEEIEKSVHIRRKTRSLPDRTHMLMGSSGIASKSATLPPCSRSGLSRLQSADFSSTDTDKTRPERRRSERENGSRKLTA, from the exons ATGCAGAAG GCAGGGACGGCCCCATCCTCACGGGGTCCCAGTGCCCCTGGCTCTCCAGCCACCTCCATTGTG GCGAGAATGGATAATCAGGTGATCGGATATAAGGACCTAGCAGCCATTCCTAAAGACAAAGCCATACTGGAGGTGGAGAGACCCGACCTGATGGTGTACGAACCTCATTTTAACATGTCGGATCGGATCAGTCTGTCCACCAGCCGAGAG AGATCAATGTCGCCTCATTCCAGCTCCCCACCACCTTCTCCTGAG atAATCGTCTCTAAGGAGAAGGAGTGGTCAGAACACGACTCTCCAAGTGGATCCGCCATGGGCTCAACGGTGCAGCTCCGCAAAACAAGCACCTCGTCCAAGGGCCCCTTACAGCACTTCCACAGACCAG acAATGGAAGCAACATGTACAACAAGCCTCCGATTTACAAACACG ACGCATCAGGAGCGTCGGGCAGTAAACACAAAGACGTCATCCTGTCCTCTAAGTTCCCTGCAGCCCAACCTCCTGATCCCAACCTGCCCTCTAAAATAGAGACGGAGTACTGGCCCTGTCCTCCATCGCTGGCTAGCATGG AGATCGAGTGGAAGAGGAAGGCCATGGAGGAGGGGAAAGCTGTGGAGGACGATGATTTTGAGGATCTAACCGAGGACGCGAAGAAGCTGCGGGAGCAGGAAATCAAcaaa ATCCAGTCCAACCTGGGGAAACTGATCCTGAAGGAGGAAATAGAGAAATCAGTTCACATCCGGAGGAAAACCCGATCCCTGCCCGACAGGACACACATGCTCATGG GTTCATCTGGCATTGCTTCTAAATCTGCCACTCTACCCCCCTGCAGTCGCTCAGGCCTCTCACGG CTGCAATCTGCTGATTTCAGCTCCACAGATACTGACAAAACCAGACCAG AACGGAGACGCTCAGAGAGGGAGAATGGATCGAGGAAGCTCACTGCCTAG
- the dmtn gene encoding dematin isoform X2, which produces MQKAGTAPSSRGPSAPGSPATSIVARMDNQVIGYKDLAAIPKDKAILEVERPDLMVYEPHFNMSDRISLSTSRERSMSPHSSSPPPSPEIIVSKEKEWSEHDSPSGSAMGSTVQLRKTSTSSKGPLQHFHRPDNGSNMYNKPPIYKHDASGASGSKHKDVILSSKFPAAQPPDPNLPSKIETEYWPCPPSLASMEIEWKRKAMEEGKAVEDDDFEDLTEDAKKLREQEINKIQSNLGKLILKEEIEKSVHIRRKTRSLPDRTHMLMGSSGIASKSATLPPCSRSGLSRLQSADFSSTDTDKTRPGNPNGDAQRGRMDRGSSLPSMLEQKIYPYEMLIVTHRGRCKLPPGVDRTRLERHLSPEDFLSLFGMPMSEFDRMSLWKRNELKKKVSLF; this is translated from the exons ATGCAGAAG GCAGGGACGGCCCCATCCTCACGGGGTCCCAGTGCCCCTGGCTCTCCAGCCACCTCCATTGTG GCGAGAATGGATAATCAGGTGATCGGATATAAGGACCTAGCAGCCATTCCTAAAGACAAAGCCATACTGGAGGTGGAGAGACCCGACCTGATGGTGTACGAACCTCATTTTAACATGTCGGATCGGATCAGTCTGTCCACCAGCCGAGAG AGATCAATGTCGCCTCATTCCAGCTCCCCACCACCTTCTCCTGAG atAATCGTCTCTAAGGAGAAGGAGTGGTCAGAACACGACTCTCCAAGTGGATCCGCCATGGGCTCAACGGTGCAGCTCCGCAAAACAAGCACCTCGTCCAAGGGCCCCTTACAGCACTTCCACAGACCAG acAATGGAAGCAACATGTACAACAAGCCTCCGATTTACAAACACG ACGCATCAGGAGCGTCGGGCAGTAAACACAAAGACGTCATCCTGTCCTCTAAGTTCCCTGCAGCCCAACCTCCTGATCCCAACCTGCCCTCTAAAATAGAGACGGAGTACTGGCCCTGTCCTCCATCGCTGGCTAGCATGG AGATCGAGTGGAAGAGGAAGGCCATGGAGGAGGGGAAAGCTGTGGAGGACGATGATTTTGAGGATCTAACCGAGGACGCGAAGAAGCTGCGGGAGCAGGAAATCAAcaaa ATCCAGTCCAACCTGGGGAAACTGATCCTGAAGGAGGAAATAGAGAAATCAGTTCACATCCGGAGGAAAACCCGATCCCTGCCCGACAGGACACACATGCTCATGG GTTCATCTGGCATTGCTTCTAAATCTGCCACTCTACCCCCCTGCAGTCGCTCAGGCCTCTCACGG CTGCAATCTGCTGATTTCAGCTCCACAGATACTGACAAAACCAGACCAG GGAACCCA AACGGAGACGCTCAGAGAGGGAGAATGGATCGAGGAAGCTCACTGCCTAGCATGCTGGAGCAGAAG ATCTATCCGTATGAAATGCTCATTGTGACCCACAGAGGGCGCTGTAAGCTTCCACCGGGAGTGGACAGGACCAGACTAGAG agGCATCTCTCTCCTGAAGATTTCCTGAGTCTGTTCGGGATGCCCATGTCAGAATTCGACCGCATGTCGCTGTGGAAACGAAACGAACTGAAGAAAAAAGTTTCACttttctaa